GATTCAGAGCCTGGACGAAGCCCTGCCTCTCACAAGGGCTTTTTTCCCTTTAGAGGTCACCTGAGTGAGTCTCTGGTCTGGTGACCCAGAGGAACTCACCAGCTCACCCGGTCATGGGAGGAGGCCAACACGGCCCCTGACCCACCTGTTCTGGCTGGCTCCCCTggtgccctctgccctctgccaagTCGACCTTCTGCAGCCCCTGAGCACTGCTGCACCAGAGACCCCTGAGGTGAGCAGAGGTCTAATTTGGCGACCATATCCCTGCTCCCGGGTGACACACCCCTTCTTCCAGATTTCCAGTCAAAAGCCAATCCGAGTGCTGCTGTGAAGGGATATGGCAGATGGAGGTCCCACATCAGGTCCTACATCAACTGACTTGAAGAGAAGGAgtttatcctgggtgggcctcgTCTAACCAGGTGAGCCCCTGAAAGATTCAGGCTGTTTCTGGAGAAAAACACTCAAAGTGTCAGAGAGTTTTGATGCGAGGGAGCTTCAGCTTTGGCCTCCAGATAGGCATGCTAACACCTTATGAGAGAACCTATGAGAGGACCACATGAGAAGGAATGCAGGTAGCCCCCAGGTGCTGAGCATGGTCCCCCACTGCCAGGTAGCAAGAAAGTGGAACCTCAGTCCTATGACcgcaagaaactgaattctgccaacaaccacgcGGCTTAGAGGAGGACCCCAGGGTTCAGAGGAGAGGCTTGTAAGACCTGTAAGACGCCGACAAACAGCCCAGCTGCACCATGCAGGACTGCTGAGCTGCAGAGACTGGGGGTGACACATCTGTGGGTCTTTAAGCTGCTGCATCTGTGGGAATTGGTTACAGTGCGATAGACTTTGAACGCAGTCCCTCTCAGGGCCCTCACCTGCAAATTGTAGTGGGCCATGAGGACGGCAAAGCTGCTGAGGTGGGTACACCGGCAGGTGGTGCTGGTGTCTCTGTTGCCCACCATCATGCAGCCTGTGGTGGCCCAATGACCACTTCCATTCCCGCTGTGCTCCCAGAAGACGCAGAGCACCTTCTTCCTTGGCCGAGGGGTCACTGACTGCAGGATCAGGGAGTAAATGTGAGCTCGTAGTTCTGGTGCTCAGAAATGCTGACCCGAACCTGGCTCATAAAGGGCTTTCCTGGGTAAATAATGCACCCATGGGGACCCCACCTGAACCCCAAGGCTGTGCCCAGGACTCAGGCCTcttccccacccacagccccctcccaccTGGACTCACATGGTTAAAGATGAAGGTGACTGGGGAGCTGAGGTTCTGAGTGTCCCTGTTGCTCAAAAAGGCAGTGATGACATCTGAGAGCAGGACATGGGTGACTTCCTGCAGCAAGTCCTTGTGTGTCTCCCATACAACTTCCCACTTCTCAGGGTCCAGGACCAGGGGCGCCTCAGCCAGCAGCTTTCCCATCCCTGGGGTGGAGACAAGGCCCACCACAGAAGGGCCTGCAGGACGAGGGCAAGGTTGACATCTTGGTGTCCCCAACAGGACCCCTCCTTCTTCAGAAGgactttctccttctggcttCTCCGTACCCGACACTTCCCTTTAACATTTAATCCTCTACTTGTCCCATCCCTGGACACTTGTCCCGCTGTGAAGCCTCAGTGGCCTTCTCCCCATCTCAGCCTTTACCTGAGTCAGCAGATCCCTGCACCGTCTCCCAGTTCAGCAGCATCTTTGCCCTATTCTGACTCAAGGAGATACTCCTGTCTCCCT
The genomic region above belongs to Equus quagga isolate Etosha38 unplaced genomic scaffold, UCLA_HA_Equagga_1.0 HiC_scaffold_4537_RagTag, whole genome shotgun sequence and contains:
- the LOC124232321 gene encoding adhesion G protein-coupled receptor E2-like, encoding VDECSSGRHPCHNSTVCVNTVGSYRCRCHPGWTPLPGLRDNQNTTVCEEVSFPIWTPPPGIQSQHLSHFFERIRDLHRRFQSASAQDTFKDLMHEVDHLLETPGDLETLPRSEQHCVAANLLFGLEDVLRGLSKALSNGSLTFNSPAGTELTLEVLEQGDRSISLSQNRAKMLLNWETVQGSADSGPSVVGLVSTPGMGKLLAEAPLVLDPEKWEVVWETHKDLLQEVTHVLLSDVITAFLSNRDTQNLSSPVTFIFNHSVTPRPRKKVLCVFWEHSGNGSGHWATTGCMMVGNRDTSTTCRCTHLSSFAVLMAHYNLQ